The genomic region AGTTCGTGGATCACCAGGTTGTAGCCTTCCCAGCTACCGCTGGCCATTACGCCGGGCCAGGCGAGGATGATCGGGCCTTGCTGCCAGGCTTCGCCACTGTGCTCGCCGTCCCATTCGTGTTCGACGCCGCTGGCATCGCGATGACGCTGAGGGCTGAGGAAGTCGTCGGGGTAAAGGATGATTTCGTGAAAACCCTGATACCAGTTCAGATCGCCCAAATGCATAAGCGGTAATTGGGCCTGGGCGGCGAGCAGCAGGCATTGCTCCTGGTGGAGTTCGACGCCGGGCAGGGTGGTCAGGTGTTTGTCTTGCAGGAACAGCACGCTGGCTTCGCGCAGCCAGCGGTCTTCGGCCGCGCTGATGCCATCGAGGAAACTCAGGTGTTGGCGCACCCGTTGCCACATGTCGTCGGCAATCGGATGCCTGGCCAGGGTGCGCCGGCGTCGCCAGGCGCTAAGGGACCACATTGTCAGTCAGCGGGGTTCAGCTTTGGAGGCAGCATTAGCGAGGCGGCTGCGGATCACGCCGATGATCATCGGTAGCAGTGACACCAGGATGATACCCACCACCAGCAGTGACAGGTTTTTCTTGATGAACGGTACGTTGCCGAAGAAGTAACCGAGGGTTACCAGGCCACCCACCCAGAGGACGGTGCCGAAAACGCTGAAGGCAAAGAAACGCGGGTAAGGCATTTTGCCGACACCGGCGACGAACGGGGCAAAGGTACGGATGATTGGCATGAAGCGTGCCAGGGTCACGGTTTTGCCGCCGTGCTTGTCGTAGAAATCGTGGGTTTGTTGCAAGTAGTCGCGGCGGAAGATTTTCGAATTCGGGTTGCTGAACAACCGTTCGCCGACGGTGCGGCCAACCAGATAGTTGGTGCTGTCACCGAGGATCGCCGCCAGCATCAGCAGGCCGCCCAACAATACCGGGTCCATGCCGCCACCGGCCGCCACGGCGCCGGCGATGAACAGCAGGGAGTCGCCCGGCAGGAACGGCATCACCACCAGACCGGTTTCGCAGAAGATCACCATAAACAGGATGGCGTAGATCCATGACCCGTAGTTAGTCACCAGCAAGTCGAGGTAAACGTCGAGATGCAAGATAAGGTCGATCGGGTTGAAATCCATGGAAAGCACCTGTGGTGATGGCCCGACTCAGCGGGCCTGTGCGGATGGCTTCGCGTAAGACTACAGCTGGGTGTAATTTTTCTTACGAGCCGGGAGGTGTGGGCATTATACGGGGTGAAAAGTGAAAAGCGCGTCGAGTTTGTAGCGAGGAATGTCAATGTGTTGCGGGGGTTGTCGGAAAAGATCGCAGCCTTCGGCAGCGCCTGCATTGACCGGGGCTACCTCGACCCTGTAGCTGCCGAAGGCTGCGATCTTTTTGGGGCCGACCTTAAAGCCCGTCACTGATAGGCAACACGTAGTTCTTGAACTCGGTGTCTTCCCTGAACCCGATGGATTCGTAGGTTTTCTGCGCGACTTCGTTGTTGCTGCTGGTGGAAACGCGCATGCGCACGGCATTGGTTTCCTTGGCCATTTTTTTCGCGGTGCGGATCAGGTTGTCAGCCACCAGCTGGCGGCGGGCGTCTTCGGCGACGTAGATGTCATTGAGGATCCACACGCGTTTGAGCGAAAGAGACGAAAAGCTCGGGTACAACTGACAGAAACCCATCAATTTGTTGTTGTCGTCATCGGCCAGGGCCAGGTAGATCACCGACTCTTTGCGCCGCAGGCGCTTTTCGAGGAACGCTCGGGACGAGTCCGGATACGGCAGAGAGCCGTAAAACTCGCGATATTTAACGAACAATGGGGTCAGCAGGTCCAGGTGTTCGAGGGTCGCTTGAATAATCCGCATGGTAGGTCTCGTCTTCAAGTGGCTGTCTTACATGGTGACGGCGATAGGAAACCCTTGGCGGCCGTGCATCGATCCTGCCTTAAACCGGA from Pseudomonas sp. GGS8 harbors:
- a CDS encoding zinc-dependent peptidase, with translation MWSLSAWRRRRTLARHPIADDMWQRVRQHLSFLDGISAAEDRWLREASVLFLQDKHLTTLPGVELHQEQCLLLAAQAQLPLMHLGDLNWYQGFHEIILYPDDFLSPQRHRDASGVEHEWDGEHSGEAWQQGPIILAWPGVMASGSWEGYNLVIHELAHKLDMLNGSANGLPPLHADMRVSDWAKVMQEAYNDLDRQLERNPDAETAIDPYAAENPAEFFAVTSEYFFSAPDLLHEAYPQVYEQLRLFYRQDPLARLRQLQANDPVYQAHD
- a CDS encoding DedA family protein, which encodes MDFNPIDLILHLDVYLDLLVTNYGSWIYAILFMVIFCETGLVVMPFLPGDSLLFIAGAVAAGGGMDPVLLGGLLMLAAILGDSTNYLVGRTVGERLFSNPNSKIFRRDYLQQTHDFYDKHGGKTVTLARFMPIIRTFAPFVAGVGKMPYPRFFAFSVFGTVLWVGGLVTLGYFFGNVPFIKKNLSLLVVGIILVSLLPMIIGVIRSRLANAASKAEPR
- a CDS encoding N-acetyltransferase — encoded protein: MRIIQATLEHLDLLTPLFVKYREFYGSLPYPDSSRAFLEKRLRRKESVIYLALADDDNNKLMGFCQLYPSFSSLSLKRVWILNDIYVAEDARRQLVADNLIRTAKKMAKETNAVRMRVSTSSNNEVAQKTYESIGFREDTEFKNYVLPISDGL